The nucleotide sequence CAATTTAGCAGCTATGAGTCATGTGCATGTGAGCTTCGATACTCCAGAATATACGGGTAACGCAGACGGCCTTGGAACTTTGAGGATACTTGAAGCTGTTCGACTTCTTGGTCTTGGTCAAAAGACGAAAATTTATCAAGCTTCCACTTCTGAGCTTTATGGAAAAGTGCAAGAGATACCGCAGAAAGAAACAACGCCTTTCTATCCACGTTCACCTTATGGTGTAGCTAAACTTTATGCCTATTGGATAACAGTGAACTATCGTGAAGCTTACAATATGTTCGCTTGTAATGGCATTTTATTTAACCATGAGAGTCCACTTAGAGGAGAGACTTTTGTTACAAGGAAAATAACCAGAGCTGTTGCTCAAATTGCTATTGGAACTCAGGACTGTGTTTATATGGGCAATTTGAATGCTAAACGTGACTGGGGACATGCGAAGGACTATGTTAGAGCGATGCATTTAATGCTCCAGCAACCAACTCCTGAGGATTTTGTAATTGCTACTGGCAAAACAACAGAGATAAGAGAGTTTATCAGAATGGCTTTTGCGGAGATTGGGTTGAAAATAGTTTTTCAGGGAAAAGGTTTAACGGAACAGGGGATAATTGATAGTATTGATGAAAAGTTGTTTTCAGAAAAATTATGTTGTAAACCTAGTCATCTGAAAAAAGGACAAGTGTTGGTAAAAGTAGATCCTAGGTACTTTAGACCAACAGAAGTTGAACTGTTGATCGGAGATCCAACCAAAGCAAACACAGTACTTGGTTGGAAGCCAGAATACGATTTGGCTATGCTTGTCAAAGAAATGGTAGCTAAAGATGTTGAGTTA is from Candidatus Margulisiibacteriota bacterium and encodes:
- the gmd gene encoding GDP-mannose 4,6-dehydratase, coding for MTKKKAIITGITGQDGAYLTELLLDKGYEVHGLKRRSSLFNTSRIDHLYQDPHDRGVNLKLHYSDLTDSTNMIGIIQQVQPDEIYNLAAMSHVHVSFDTPEYTGNADGLGTLRILEAVRLLGLGQKTKIYQASTSELYGKVQEIPQKETTPFYPRSPYGVAKLYAYWITVNYREAYNMFACNGILFNHESPLRGETFVTRKITRAVAQIAIGTQDCVYMGNLNAKRDWGHAKDYVRAMHLMLQQPTPEDFVIATGKTTEIREFIRMAFAEIGLKIVFQGKGLTEQGIIDSIDEKLFSEKLCCKPSHLKKGQVLVKVDPRYFRPTEVELLIGDPTKANTVLGWKPEYDLAMLVKEMVAKDVELFRKDKALRDSGFDVIQSCEV